A portion of the Methylobacterium nodulans ORS 2060 genome contains these proteins:
- a CDS encoding recombinase family protein: MTAAPQTILYARVSTTDQTAAHQEKQAAAAGFHIDAVVTDEGVSGVSTRLAERLGGRRLFDKLRRGDTLVVRWVDRLGRDYADVCETIREFMRRGVVVRTVINGLTFDGATKDPMQKAVRDALIGFMAATAQAQAEATKEAQRAGIEHAKAREDAYRGRKPSYTRDQLAIVRSMLGQGVGVSAIAKATGLSRQTVYRIEADPAEAEAILARWAA; the protein is encoded by the coding sequence ATGACCGCAGCTCCGCAAACCATCCTCTACGCCCGCGTCAGCACCACCGACCAAACCGCCGCCCATCAGGAGAAGCAGGCGGCCGCGGCAGGCTTCCACATCGATGCTGTTGTGACTGACGAAGGCGTGTCCGGTGTCAGCACCCGCCTTGCTGAGAGGCTGGGAGGGCGCCGGCTGTTCGACAAACTGCGCCGGGGCGACACGCTCGTGGTCCGATGGGTGGACCGGCTCGGCCGCGACTACGCCGACGTGTGCGAGACCATCCGCGAGTTCATGCGCCGCGGGGTCGTGGTGCGGACCGTCATCAACGGCCTCACGTTCGACGGCGCCACTAAGGACCCCATGCAGAAGGCCGTCAGAGACGCGCTGATCGGCTTCATGGCCGCGACGGCACAGGCGCAAGCCGAGGCGACGAAAGAGGCTCAGCGGGCCGGGATTGAGCACGCCAAGGCTCGGGAGGACGCCTATAGAGGCCGCAAGCCGTCCTACACCCGGGATCAGCTCGCGATCGTGCGCAGCATGCTTGGGCAGGGGGTAGGGGTCTCGGCCATCGCGAAGGCTACCGGCCTGTCTCGGCAGACCGTGTACCGGATTGAGGCGGACCCGGCCGAAGCGGAGGCCATCCTCGCGCGGTGGGCGGCCTGA
- a CDS encoding DUF3280 domain-containing protein: protein MRPNPRLPFALAAVLLTVTAARADPPKAAVFDFQLADQGAAGPTEADRARLGPLSEQLRSLLAESGRYRIVSTDPVKAEVSKGADLRRCNGCAEDYARKLGADVAITGEIQKVSNLILNVNVYVKDLRGNKPEQGYSVDIRGDNDTSFDRGLKYLVKNKLPPPQER, encoded by the coding sequence ATGAGGCCCAACCCACGACTGCCCTTCGCTCTCGCTGCCGTGCTGCTCACCGTAACGGCTGCGCGCGCCGACCCACCCAAGGCTGCTGTGTTTGACTTCCAGCTTGCTGACCAAGGTGCCGCCGGTCCGACCGAGGCTGATCGGGCTCGGCTCGGCCCACTGAGCGAGCAGCTGCGCTCGCTCCTTGCGGAGAGCGGGCGTTATCGGATCGTCTCGACCGATCCGGTGAAGGCGGAGGTGAGCAAGGGCGCTGACCTGCGCCGTTGCAACGGCTGCGCGGAGGACTACGCCAGGAAGCTCGGCGCCGACGTCGCAATCACGGGTGAGATCCAAAAGGTCTCGAACCTTATCCTCAACGTTAATGTCTACGTGAAGGATCTGCGGGGCAACAAACCCGAGCAGGGCTACAGCGTGGATATTCGTGGCGATAACGACACTTCGTTTGATCGCGGCCTCAAATACCTCGTGAAGAACAAGCTCCCGCCACCGCAGGAAAGGTGA